A genomic window from Gossypium hirsutum isolate 1008001.06 chromosome D10, Gossypium_hirsutum_v2.1, whole genome shotgun sequence includes:
- the LOC107950197 gene encoding glucomannan 4-beta-mannosyltransferase 9 translates to MESQDGTIALTGQIGLIWKQTKAPLLVPFLKVMVVVCLAMSVMLFVERVYMGIVIVFLKLLGRKPEKMYKWEVIKDDVELGNSAYPMVLIQIPMYNEKEVYQLSIGAACGLSWPADRIIIQVLDDSTDRAIKSMVEQECKRWASKGINIKYEIRDNRNGYKAGALKEGMKHSYVKQCDYVAIFDADFQPEPDFLYRTIPFLINNPEIALVQARWKFVNSDECLMTRMQEMSLDYHFIVEQEVGSSTYAFFGFNGTAGVWRISALNEAGGWKDRTTVEDMDLAVRASLKGWKFVYVGNLKVKNELPSTFKAYRYQQHRWSCGPANLFKKMAIEIIRNRKVSLWKKFYVIYSFFFVRKIVAHIVTFVFYCVVLPTTVFVPEVQVPKWGAVYIPSIITLLNAVGTPRSLHLVMFWILFENVMSLHRTKATFIGLLEAGRVNEWVVTEKLGDALKAKSGAKASKRTHIRMGERLHLLELGVGAYLFFCGCYDMGFGKNRYFIFLFLQSIAFFIAGFGYVGTFVPTS, encoded by the exons ATGGAGAGTCAAGATGGTACGATAGCCTTGACAGGCCAAATTGGGTTGATCTGGAAACAAACCAAGGCGCCGCTGCTTGTGCCGTTCTTGAAAGTTATGGTCGTTGTATGTCTGGCAATGTCGGTAATGCTTTTCGTGGAAAGGGTGTATATGGGGATAGTCATAGTGTTTCTCAAGTTGTTAGGGAGAAAACCAGAGAAAATGTACAAATGGGAGGTAATAAAGGATGATGTTGAGCTTGGTAATTCTGCTTATCCCATGGTTCTCATACAGATCCCAATGTACAATGAAAAAGAG GTTTATCAACTATCCATTGGAGCTGCATGTGGACTTTCTTGGCCAGCTGATCGTATCATAATTCAAGTTCTCGATGATTCAACAGATCGTGCCATTAAG AGCATGGTGGAACAAGAATGCAAAAGGTGGGCAAGCAAAGGCATAAATATAAAGTACGAGATAAGGGACAACAGGAATGGATACAAAGCAGGTGCTTTGAAAGAAGGAATGAAACATAGCTACGTGAAACAATGTGATTATGTCGCCATTTTCGATGCTGATTTCCAGCCTGAACCGGACTTCTTATACCGGACCATCCCTTTCCTCATCAACAATCCTGAAATCGCACTCGTTCAAGCACGTTGGAAATTTG TCAACTCAGATGAATGCTTAATGACAAGGATGCAAGAGATGTCATTGGATTACCATTTCATAGTGGAGCAAGAAGTGGGGTCTTCAACCTATGCTTTCTTTGGTTTCAATG GGACGGCTGGTGTATGGAGAATTTCAGCATTGAATGAAGCTGGTGGATGGAAAGACAGAACAACCGTGGAAGACATGGATTTGGCTGTCCGGGCTAGTCTTAAAGGCTGGAAATTCGTTTATGTTGGTAACCTCAAG GTGAAAAATGAATTGCCAAGTACATTCAAAGCTTACAGGTATCAACAGCATAGATGGTCCTGTGGCCCTGCTAACCTCTTCAAGAAAATGGCAATCGAAATCATAAGAAATAGG aaagtatctctatggaagaAGTTTTATGTGATATACAGTTTCTTCTTTGTCCGAAAGATAGTAGCTCACATTGTCACATTTGTTTTCTACTGTGTCGTTTTACCGACAACTGTTTTCGTTCCCGAAGTCCAAGTTCCTAAATGGGGAGCAGTCTACATTCCTTCTATCATCACCCTTCTCAATGCTGTCGGAACTCCAAG ATCATTGCATTTGGTGATGTTTTGGATTCTTTTCGAGAATGTAATGTCACTACATCGGACTAAGGCAACATTTATCGGTCTATTGGAGGCCGGACGAGTGAACGAATGGGTTGTTACGGAGAAATTAGGAGATGCTCTCAAGGCTAAATCAGGTGCAAAAGCTTCCAAGAGAACTCATATCCGAATGGGAGAAAG GCTCCATCTGCTAGAGCTTGGGGTTGGGGCATACCTATTCTTCTGTGGCTGCTATGATATGGGATTTGGAAAGAATCGGTATTTCATATTCCTTTTCCTTCAATCTATCGCCTTCTTCATCGCCGGTTTTGGTTACGTCGGAACCTTTGTTCCGACCTCCTAG